AAGTATTCTTAAACTGGGTACAAAAAACTAAGCCCCATATTAAAAGTGAAACGGGACTGCTACTTTTTGTTCCCACTATCAAATTGACAGTTTATTTAAGAATACCTTGCCGCATATTTATTAACTCCTTGTATAATACTAAATCTAATTATATTCCTTAGATTAGGCAAGTCTTTTTCTGTAAATTCATGCACAAAAAGCAGATTTTTCCATTTCCTTCTCGGTTAAGTAAGCTTTTTCTTCCATCCATTCCTCGTGTTGTTCCATCAGTAGCGAGCCGATGAGCCTCTCGCACGATTCTGGATTCGGGAAGACGCCTACGACTTTTGTCCTCTTCTTGATTTCCTTGTTCAGGCGTTCTACGCAGTTCGACGTCCTGATTCTTCGCCACCATCCCTCGTTGAAGTCGAAGTAGGTCATGGATTCCTCCGCGTTGCTTTCCAGCCAATCCGCGAAGGACTGGTGCTTCTTGGTCTCGGACCAGTATTGCACAGCACCGCGTAGCGCCATGCCATAATAGGGGTTCAAGTTTTCGGGGTCGATGGAGAGCGACTTCTCGAAAAGCTCCTTTCCCTTCGCGTACTTGCCCTGCTTGCAGTAGATGCCGCCCAGGTTGTTCAGCGCGAGCGCGTTGTCCGGGTGGTATTGCAAAATCTTGCTGAAATATCCGTCCGCAGCCTCGGTGTTTCCCTTGGCGCTCAATATGTTGCCCATCAGGAGCAAAGCCCACAAATTCTTGTCGTCAAGCAGCAGCGCGTCAAGACAGCTGTCTTGCGCCTTTTCCAGGTCGCCGCCTTCCATCGTCACCTGCGCGAGCAGACGGTGGTATTCGCTGTTGTATGGCCAGAGTCCGATGGCCTCGCGAAGCGCGAACCTTGCGCTGTTGAACTTGTGAGCGTTTGAATGTTCCACCGCCTTGTCGAACTGCTTCTGCGCCTTTTGCGCCTTGCGTTCGTCGATGGAAACCTTTATTTCATGGTCTGAAATGCGTTCAAGCTGGGGACGGCAGGAATCCTCGGCTTTGAAGAAGCCGAGGATGGAGTACTCCATCGCGTCCAGCGAATCCGCCTTGAAGGGCGGCTGGTGCATGTCGAAGATTCGTTCGAAATTCTGCATCTGTTCTCTCTTTTCGCCGTAAAAGATACAAAAATGGAGGCGCCTCACTTGACAGCTTCTGCAATTCGCAAGCAATCGCAGCCGTTCCCGCCGTTTCGCTTTTGTTCGCTGTGCAAAACGCTGCAAGCGTTCCGCAGCATTAAGCCGCTAAACTGTCCGCCAAAGGCGCCAAATGGGCGTACGCGAAGCTGCACGCCTGCGGGGGGGGGGGGGCTAAAGTTGCGAAATTTCACTTTTTTCAAAAGTGTCACGAATTGACAGAATAAATTTTTATTTTTTCCGCTGCTCAAGTCGGGACGGAAAAAATCCCCTTCGATATCTATATCGCCCTCAAGCTCATTTTCTTTTTTTCGTCGCGCAGTCGCGTGAGTTGAGTATGAGGTTTTTATATATCAATATCTCCACAATAACGGAGTGAGTCCTACTCATACTCCTACTGTTGATTATTCTCCTATTACTACTACTGATATAATAGGCTTGCAAGTTTTTGTCGCGACTTGAACCCGTTTGTTATGCCTGGGTTCAAGCGTTTGCAAATCGTTGCGACTTGCAAAAGTTCCCACAAAAAAAGGCCCGAACAGGGCCAAAGGACTGCTTATGCCTAAGCTAAAGGAACACGGGGAAATTACCCTTGTTGGTCTTCAGAACTTTCATCTTTTAGACGCAGACTGCGAAGCCCGTTGCGTACGATTAGAGCGCATTCCTCGGGAGTCAGCACAACCTCGCCCCGAAACTCCGCAGCGTGACGAGTCTTTATCGCCTCCCAAAGTTCAGGAGTGAAAAGCTCGTCGATTCCCATGCCGATTTCCAGTAGCTTCTGGCAAATGTCGTAGCTGGGAGTCGCCTTGCCTTTCTTCCAAGCGGTGACGCTTGAGGCGTTGAGTCCCAGTTCGTCGGCCAGGGTGCTGGCCGTCTTGTTTGTTCTGTCAAGGTATTTTTCAACGTTCATGCCATAAATTTAATCAAAAATTGCACAGTATTCAATAATTTTTAAAAAATTTTTAAAAAATCCCTTGATTTTTTGCTTAGAATTGAATAGATTTTGAATGTAAGGCAAAAGAAATTGAAAAGTATGCAAAAGAAAATAAACGGTACGCAAAAAATTTGGCAGGTCGGCATAACGGCACGGGCGAAGCAGGCCCTGGAGCAGCTGGCCAGCGAGAACAAGCGAAAGGGTTTCCCGGCGAGCCAGGGACTCATTGCCTCAACCTTGATACTTAGGGCTTTTGAACATGGCGAATCCATATTGGGCTAAGGTTTCGTTCAGTGACTTTATCAAGCACTTCCGAAAAATGACGGATGAACAGATTATCGCCGACGTGAGGGATTCGATGGATGCACTTGAGGATGTTGACGGGACTGGCGACAGTTTCGGGGCGTTCATGGTGAAATGTTCCAGCGAGAGAATCCAGCAGCGCAGCGAGGTCAACAGGGCGAACGCCCTGGCTGGACACGAAAAACACGGACATGAGATTAGGAAAGTACAGCCGCCGCGATTGCCGACGACCGAGGAACTTTACGACTTCTGCGCGGAAAAGCACCTCGACGACGCGCTGGGACGCGAATGGCTGGAGATTACGCTTTCCAGGGGAGGGAAAACCCGTGAGGGCATGACGATTATGAACTGGAAAGGGGCAGTCACGAACTACGTGGCGGCAAGGCTAAAAAACCTGTCGAAGGGACAACAAATGAACAACTACTAACAATAAAGGGAAACCAAAACCATGATGAACACATTAGCTACACAATCCAATCCGCAGCAGGTCAACGACGCCCTGCTGCTTGACTACCTCACCGCGACGACGCCGGGTCTCAACGACCACCAGGTCAAGCAGTTCCTCGCGGTTTCCATGGCGTTCGGGCTGAACCCGTGGAAGAAAGAAGTTTATGCCGTCACGTACAACAATCGCGACGGCGGAAAGACGATGAGCATCGTCACGGGGTACGAAGTGTACCTCAAGCGTGCCGAGATGAACCCCAACTACGACGGCTACGAGACCGAATGGCGCGGCGAGTTCGTCAGGGGCAAGTCCACCAAGAGTGGCAAGAACGGCAACTACAGCGTGGATGCACTGGTTCCCAAGGACGGGGACGTGAGCTGCATCTGCCGCGTTTTCCGCAAGGACAGGAAGGTTCCCGTAAAGTGCGAGGTATTTTTCAGCGAGTACGACCAGGGCAATTCCATGTGGCAAAGCAAGCCCAGGGTCATGCTTGAGAAGGTCGCGATTGCGCGTGCGTTCCGCCTCGCTTTCCCCGTGGAGTTCGGCGGGATGCCCTATGAGAGCGCGGAGCTTTCGCCGGAACAGGGACTCGACCCCGAAAAGGAAATCAAGATTGAGGAAGCGGTGGAAAGGGCGGAAGCCCCGAAGCCGGAACAGCAGCCGCAGGAACATACGGGCGACCGCAAGGCGAAATTCATCGAGGTGTGCAACAAGATGATTCCCGCCGCGATTAAGGACACGCTCAAGGCGTACAACTGTCGCAGCCTGGAAGAACTGGGCCTTGACCAGATTGACGGATTCTACCGCGAGGCGAAGCGCGTGGAAGCCGGAATGATGCAGGAGGTGGAGTTCTAATGGAGGCGACGATGGAAACCGAAGAAGTGATGGAAGAAAAGAACCCCAATGCGCTCGTCCTTATCGACGAGGGAAAACAGTTCGCGGTCAAGACGGACTGCATGGACCCGGAGGCGCTTTTCCTGGACAAGAAGAACTTTGTCCCGATGCTCAACCAAGTCAAGAAGATTGCGCGTGGGCTGATTGCCGATGTTCACACCGAGGAAGGGTTCAAGGCCCGCAAGGCGATGAACGCCAAGCTCGCGAAGCTCAAGACCGCCATCGAGGACAGGGGCGCACAGGTCGCCAAGGAACTCAAGGCGAAGCCCAAGCGCGTCGATGAAACGCGGCGGCTTGTGAAGGAAACGCTCGAAATGCTCCAGAAGGAGGTCATGGCGCCCATCAGGGAAATCGAGGCGAGACAGCAGGAAATCGTGGAGATTTCCAACATTCCCGCGACGGCCATCGGCTGCAATTCCGAAGGGTGCAGGCAGGTGCTTGAAGCCATCGAAGCACATGTTCACGACGCCAAGTACTGGGACGAAAGCTACCAGGAAGCGATGGACGCCATCAACGACGCGAGGCGCCAGGTCAACGGCATCCTCGCCAGCGCGGAGAAGCAGGAGGCGGAGAAAGCTGAACTGGAACGCTTGAGGGCGAGTCAGGCGGACTTTGAAAAGGCGGCGCGTGAAAAGGCGGAAGCCGAGAAACGCGAAACGGAAGAAAAACTGCGCAAGGCGCAAGAAGAAGCAGAAACGGCAAAACGCGAGGCGGAAGCGGCCAAGCGCGAAGCTGCGGAAGCACAGAAATTGACCAATGTCGATTTCGGGGAGGCTGATGCCAAGGCGACACGCGAGGCGATGCTTTTCCCGGACGACGAACGCCAATACCGACGCATGGCGAATCGGGAAGCACTCGAAGACCTGATGAACTACGGACTTGACGAAGCCGCCGCGAAGCAGCTCGTTACGGACATAGTGCACGGGAAAGTGCGCCATGTGCGGTTTGTTTACTAAGAAAACTCGCAGCTTTTTCTAACCCAAGCTGCGGCGCTGCTGGTGCGCGAATCGCCAGCGTTCTTTCTTTGACTAAAAACAGTTAAGAAAATCAACAACCAATAACCATAAAGGAAAAAACAAATGACATACGAAGCAAGAGGAAGGTTCGAGGAAACCTTCGCAAATGTACCGGGCGTAACCGTTTCGGAACTCAAGATTACCTGCGACGACCATGCACACGTTCTTCGCTGGATGGCAGCTGTCGTAAAGGAATGTACGGGCGTCGCACTTGAGGAACGGATAAAGTTCAGCGTCTATGAAAAGATTGACGACGAACGCGTGAACTCGAAGGAGTATTTCGTTTACGAGGGAGGCGAGAACGTCTCCTGGAACAAGGTGAAGATTTAGCCGACCGCTGCATGGTGCAGGCGGTGGCCTAGATGGATTGAATCGAAGATGGACAGACTTGAAAAGGAACTTGAACAGATAATCGTGATGGAAGATGCAGGGCTTAGCCTACGCTCGCTCTGTCGCATTTATAAGGAAACCGTGCTGGACGACGAGTCCATGAAGGACATTCCGCTTGAGGCGAAGCAGTTCGCCGTTGCGGAGAGCCTTACCAAAGGCTACTGCGGGATAGCACGGAAGTTCGGGTTTAATGATGAAAGGTTCATGTCTGGACTCATGTCAAACTTTATGCTGCCACTTGTGGCCGCGCTGCATTATATCGTCACCAGGAATGGTGAAAGGAGTACCGATGAAGATAATCGCTGATGAAGAATTTCTCGACCGTACCGAGGCTGGGAATTTTATCGGGATGGCGACATCCACTTTCGACAAGCTGTTGGCAAAAAGCCGTCACGGCAAGTTGGTCTATCCGCTGGAAGTTTACCAGCCGGGCGGACGCGGTACTCCGATGTGGTTCAGCAAATCCAGGTTGAAGGAATGGCTCAACAATGTCATTTCCAGCGGCGGCATCGCCGTGTGTGCGAGAAAGACGCACTTCACGATGGACGAATTTTAGGAAGATACCTCCTTGACGCACGAAGGCCCTGGCTTATGCCGGGGCCTTTTCTATTTTTGTTTCAAATGGAGAATGAAGCAATGGCTCAAAAGTTAAAAACAGTTCAAAAAGCATGGATTGAACATATTAAGGCAGGGAATCGGATAAAAGAACTGATTAAGGGAACGTCAAATATAATGGGCGATTACTCTGAGTTTCTTATAAGCAAACTGTATAAAGCGGAAAAAATGCCCAATTCGAATAAAAGTTTTGATTTGAAATGTGAAGATGGAACTCGGATTCAAGTGAAATCGAGACAAGTTTCTTCCGGGAAAACAGATAAATCGTTGAATATTTTTCGCTCTTGGGATTTTGATTTGCTTGTTGTTGTGTTGTTTTGGAATGATGGTTCGTTATATAAAGTTATTGAGATGAAAGCTGACGATGCAAAAGTTTTTAGAACGCCTAATAAACATCAAAATGGATTTATAATTCATACTTCAAAAGATTTTCTTGAATGTAGCGAGGCAAATGACAGAACCGCTGATATGAAAAAAATGATTGACGAAGAATAATTATTTGTAATTATGGTCGAGATTGAACATGCATTGAGGAACTACCTTGTGAACCCAAATGACTTGGATTTGGGCTTCGCGATGGCTGCTTTGGCTCGAAAGACAAAAGCGCATTATCGCGAACTGGGAGGCAACCTAAAGAAGGAAGCGGTCACGCTCGGCAAGACTTTCGCGATTGATTTGAAAATCGGTAAATGGCCCGATGTTCTTGACGGAAGGTTTGAAAACAACTTTAAAACAAAAACCGTTTCCTTCTTGAAGAAGATAAACGGTGATGTGCATAAGGCTGCGGAACTAATGCTCAAGCAGTGCCTTAAAACAGTTGAAAAGAATGCTGGTTTGAAAAAGCCTTAGAGGCGACTAAACAGGAAAAATACCAGTCCCCATGCGGCAATGACAGCAGCGCCGCCAACAACAATTAGAGACCCAAGAATGAGGCAGAAGGAACGGAAC
The DNA window shown above is from Fibrobacter sp. and carries:
- a CDS encoding transposase; amino-acid sequence: MQNFERIFDMHQPPFKADSLDAMEYSILGFFKAEDSCRPQLERISDHEIKVSIDERKAQKAQKQFDKAVEHSNAHKFNSARFALREAIGLWPYNSEYHRLLAQVTMEGGDLEKAQDSCLDALLLDDKNLWALLLMGNILSAKGNTEAADGYFSKILQYHPDNALALNNLGGIYCKQGKYAKGKELFEKSLSIDPENLNPYYGMALRGAVQYWSETKKHQSFADWLESNAEESMTYFDFNEGWWRRIRTSNCVERLNKEIKKRTKVVGVFPNPESCERLIGSLLMEQHEEWMEEKAYLTEKEMEKSAFCA
- the bet gene encoding phage recombination protein Bet codes for the protein MMNTLATQSNPQQVNDALLLDYLTATTPGLNDHQVKQFLAVSMAFGLNPWKKEVYAVTYNNRDGGKTMSIVTGYEVYLKRAEMNPNYDGYETEWRGEFVRGKSTKSGKNGNYSVDALVPKDGDVSCICRVFRKDRKVPVKCEVFFSEYDQGNSMWQSKPRVMLEKVAIARAFRLAFPVEFGGMPYESAELSPEQGLDPEKEIKIEEAVERAEAPKPEQQPQEHTGDRKAKFIEVCNKMIPAAIKDTLKAYNCRSLEELGLDQIDGFYREAKRVEAGMMQEVEF
- a CDS encoding helix-turn-helix transcriptional regulator; this translates as MNVEKYLDRTNKTASTLADELGLNASSVTAWKKGKATPSYDICQKLLEIGMGIDELFTPELWEAIKTRHAAEFRGEVVLTPEECALIVRNGLRSLRLKDESSEDQQG